One genomic segment of Streptomyces sp. RerS4 includes these proteins:
- a CDS encoding ornithine cyclodeaminase, giving the protein MSQTYAPPGQLWILPQSEQEGLDVDHRQVIEVVEQAYRALREGGSNNPVKTIIDDPEHRSLSYSMVARDGGSGTVCFKAVYEFDPRRTRDAYRFHSFVFLVDDTTGAPIALMDVVKLGPLRSSATTALFARAACPDARTALVVGTGVQGQMALPMLVAAMPKLERLQVFGTYPEGLRAVQDSVEGREVEIVKDLREAAGEADIVIGAAGLSVTEEVRREWMKPGSVAVLLGYGVHADVCHGADYRIATDTAQMHATCEDLRGEDGSLPSVDAQLPDVLLGRVPARRHPDDVVFAYNSGMAVTDAALGRYIADLALASGRGDKVNFW; this is encoded by the coding sequence ATGTCACAGACCTACGCACCCCCCGGCCAGTTGTGGATCCTGCCGCAATCGGAGCAGGAAGGGCTGGACGTCGACCACCGGCAGGTGATCGAGGTCGTCGAGCAGGCGTACCGCGCGCTGCGTGAAGGTGGCTCGAACAACCCGGTCAAGACGATCATCGACGACCCCGAACACCGCTCACTGAGCTACTCGATGGTGGCCAGGGACGGCGGCAGCGGCACCGTCTGCTTCAAGGCCGTCTACGAGTTCGATCCGCGCCGCACCCGGGACGCCTACCGGTTCCACTCGTTCGTCTTCCTCGTCGACGACACCACCGGAGCCCCCATCGCGTTGATGGACGTGGTGAAGCTCGGTCCCCTGCGGTCCTCGGCGACCACCGCGCTGTTCGCCCGCGCGGCCTGCCCCGACGCACGCACCGCCCTGGTCGTCGGTACGGGCGTCCAGGGGCAGATGGCGCTGCCGATGCTGGTCGCGGCCATGCCGAAGCTGGAGCGTTTGCAGGTGTTCGGCACCTACCCCGAGGGTCTGCGCGCCGTCCAGGACAGCGTCGAAGGCCGCGAGGTCGAGATCGTGAAGGATCTCCGGGAAGCCGCCGGCGAGGCCGACATCGTGATCGGCGCCGCCGGCCTGTCCGTCACGGAGGAGGTCCGGCGCGAGTGGATGAAGCCCGGGTCTGTCGCCGTGCTGCTCGGGTACGGCGTGCACGCCGACGTGTGCCACGGCGCGGACTACCGGATCGCCACCGACACCGCCCAGATGCACGCCACCTGCGAAGACCTGCGGGGCGAGGACGGCAGCCTGCCGTCCGTGGACGCCCAGCTGCCGGACGTCCTGCTCGGCCGGGTACCCGCCCGACGCCATCCGGACGACGTGGTTTTCGCCTACAACAGCGGTATGGCGGTCACCGACGCCGCGCTGGGCCGGTACATAGCCGACCTGGCGCTGGCGAGCGGGCGCGGGGACAAGGTCAACTTCTGGTGA
- a CDS encoding MATE family efflux transporter produces MSTDTTDTTDSAGATDRAGTTGTGAAWWVTNSRALLKLAFPLILTNFAYVALTTVDIVMLGRLGAVEIAAAGLAIALFNQLRTTGTGLVTGVSNLVAEARVREDRERIGAVLFAGLFWATVCGVLFCAALLLVGPLLVLLGQDPTVVDKAGEFLMVMAPGMLPCLWFQALRHFTTGLKRPGPLLAITLASVGVTIALNYVLIYGAFGLPAFGFVGVAIATVTVFLLSFLAFIAVILRDDVLRPYLTSPDARRWNGDAVRSVWRLGLPISGTYASEAGFFSVLTLIIGSLGAHALAAQTVLNQIVYIVFMISAGLSHAASIHISEADGRDDYVTARRMGLLGTAWGVIATLVVAVVYLVIPNPIVSLFISAEHAGNADIIALTVTGLLIAALMQVFDATQNIGNGILRGIGDTAGPFRISLVGYWLIGLPAGYLLGVTADQGVEGVWIGQTIGLAATAAILLVAFLRRVGRLHRASAGAPVPESEPS; encoded by the coding sequence GTGAGTACAGACACGACCGACACGACCGACAGCGCCGGCGCGACCGACAGGGCCGGCACGACCGGAACCGGCGCCGCCTGGTGGGTCACGAACTCGCGGGCGCTGCTCAAGCTCGCGTTCCCGTTGATCCTGACCAACTTCGCCTACGTCGCGCTGACCACCGTGGACATCGTGATGCTCGGCAGGCTCGGCGCGGTCGAGATCGCCGCCGCCGGTCTGGCCATCGCACTGTTCAACCAACTCCGCACCACCGGCACGGGCCTGGTCACCGGCGTCAGCAACCTGGTGGCCGAGGCCCGGGTACGGGAGGACCGGGAACGGATCGGCGCGGTGCTGTTCGCCGGGCTCTTCTGGGCGACCGTGTGCGGCGTGCTGTTCTGCGCGGCGCTGCTGCTGGTCGGCCCGCTGCTCGTCCTGCTGGGTCAGGACCCGACGGTGGTCGACAAGGCGGGCGAGTTCCTGATGGTCATGGCGCCGGGCATGCTGCCCTGCCTGTGGTTCCAGGCCCTGCGGCACTTCACCACCGGCCTCAAGCGGCCCGGCCCGCTGCTCGCCATCACCCTGGCCTCGGTCGGTGTGACCATCGCCCTGAACTACGTGTTGATCTACGGCGCGTTCGGCCTGCCGGCCTTCGGATTCGTCGGCGTCGCGATCGCCACCGTCACGGTGTTCCTGCTGTCCTTCCTGGCGTTCATCGCGGTGATCCTGCGTGACGACGTCCTGCGCCCGTACCTCACCTCGCCCGACGCGCGGCGCTGGAACGGGGACGCGGTCCGGTCCGTCTGGCGTCTCGGCCTGCCGATCTCGGGCACCTACGCCTCGGAGGCCGGGTTCTTCAGCGTGCTCACCCTGATCATCGGCTCCTTGGGCGCACACGCGCTGGCCGCGCAGACGGTGCTGAACCAGATCGTCTACATCGTCTTCATGATCTCCGCCGGCCTGTCGCACGCGGCGTCGATCCACATCAGCGAGGCCGACGGCCGCGACGACTACGTGACGGCACGCAGGATGGGGCTCCTCGGCACGGCCTGGGGCGTGATCGCGACACTCGTGGTCGCCGTCGTGTACCTCGTGATCCCGAACCCGATCGTGTCTCTGTTCATCTCGGCCGAGCACGCCGGGAACGCGGACATCATCGCGCTGACCGTCACCGGTCTGCTGATCGCCGCCCTCATGCAGGTCTTCGACGCCACGCAGAACATCGGCAACGGCATCCTGCGCGGCATCGGCGACACGGCCGGGCCGTTCCGGATTTCCCTCGTCGGCTACTGGCTGATCGGGCTGCCCGCGGGCTACCTGCTCGGAGTGACCGCCGACCAGGGCGTCGAGGGCGTCTGGATCGGCCAGACCATCGGCCTCGCCGCCACCGCCGCCATCCTCCTGGTCGCCTTCCTGCGCCGCGTCGGCCGGCTGCACCGAGCGTCGGCCGGCGCACCCGTCCCGGAATCGGAGCCGTCATGA
- the hisC gene encoding histidinol-phosphate transaminase, which yields MNPVLTPATSASLIRGEVAGLPSYDPGADPDRVAALSGARRVIKLSNSESPYGISPAVTEAVRRYLAGGVSRYPDPTGRRLTEAIGRSLDVPAERVVLGNGSENILELLCQAVLDPGDLVVTQAPGFSLHEIFPRVMGARVEKVPVTDGFGFDATAWRDALAAGPKLVFLANPCNPTGAMLSAGQLEQVLAGTPESALLVLDEAYGEFARPNPEYPDGLEALRALDRPWIVLRTFSKAYGLAGLRVGYGIASDTALIQALDRVRTPYNVNQPAQVAAVAALGDQAHLADTVRRTGREIARIADRLRGAGLRVVPSSTNFLFIDTGRRSDRVAQELHRAGIIVKAWREPGYENHIRASLSTPEENDLFVTCLTEICAKGKS from the coding sequence ATGAACCCCGTCCTCACACCGGCCACTTCGGCCTCCTTGATACGCGGGGAAGTGGCGGGCCTGCCCAGCTACGATCCCGGCGCCGACCCGGACCGGGTGGCCGCCCTCAGCGGCGCCCGTCGCGTGATCAAACTCTCCAACAGCGAGAGCCCGTACGGCATCTCCCCGGCGGTGACCGAAGCCGTACGCCGGTATCTGGCCGGCGGGGTCTCCCGCTACCCCGATCCCACGGGCAGGCGCCTGACCGAGGCCATCGGGAGGAGCCTGGACGTGCCCGCCGAGCGCGTCGTGCTCGGAAACGGCTCGGAGAACATCCTGGAGCTGCTGTGCCAGGCCGTGCTCGATCCCGGTGACCTGGTGGTCACCCAGGCGCCCGGGTTCAGCCTGCACGAGATCTTCCCCCGGGTCATGGGTGCCCGGGTCGAAAAGGTTCCGGTCACCGACGGGTTCGGATTCGACGCGACCGCCTGGCGTGACGCGCTGGCCGCGGGCCCGAAGCTCGTCTTCCTCGCCAACCCGTGCAACCCCACCGGTGCGATGCTCAGCGCGGGGCAGCTGGAGCAAGTCCTGGCCGGCACCCCGGAGTCGGCGCTGCTGGTGCTCGACGAGGCGTACGGCGAGTTCGCCCGGCCCAACCCGGAGTACCCCGACGGGCTGGAGGCCCTGCGCGCGCTGGACCGGCCGTGGATCGTGCTGCGCACCTTCTCCAAGGCCTACGGCCTGGCGGGTCTGCGGGTCGGCTACGGCATCGCCTCCGACACGGCGCTGATCCAGGCACTGGACCGGGTCCGTACCCCGTACAACGTCAACCAGCCGGCCCAGGTCGCCGCCGTCGCCGCGCTGGGTGACCAGGCGCACCTGGCCGACACGGTCCGCCGGACCGGCCGGGAGATCGCCAGGATCGCCGACCGGTTGCGCGGCGCCGGACTGCGTGTCGTCCCGTCGTCGACCAACTTCCTCTTCATCGACACCGGTCGCCGCTCCGACCGGGTCGCCCAGGAGCTGCACCGCGCCGGAATCATCGTCAAGGCGTGGCGCGAGCCGGGATACGAGAACCACATCCGAGCCTCCCTGTCGACCCCCGAGGAGAACGACCTCTTCGTGACGTGTCTGACGGAGATCTGCGCGAAGGGCAAGTCATGA
- a CDS encoding cysteine synthase family protein, with the protein MIKSKVSELIGRTPLLELKVPDGSATVLLKMEQYNPTGTAKIRMARNMVDEAEAAGRLTPGGWLVESTSGNTGLGLALIAAERGYKFTAVVDNHSSTDKLRGMLAYGADILNVAGDEEGLATAERDTVAERLAAEHGAYWTAQHRNEGNPNGYRPLARELHDDLGDGIHYLYGAVGTGGSLCGTGRVLRERIPDLKIIGVEPVGSVVFGGKGAPYHQSGTGTPEGSEIGGVVDYDLFDEGVKVSDSEAFETCRYLARNFGVLIGGSAGGVVYKALERAQSAGPDATIVVLVCDGGDKYLDTVFNDDWMAEHGLHDEQVVHRLAAMLR; encoded by the coding sequence ATGATCAAGAGCAAAGTGTCCGAGCTCATCGGACGAACGCCGCTGCTCGAACTGAAGGTTCCGGACGGTTCGGCGACCGTCCTGCTGAAGATGGAGCAGTACAACCCCACCGGAACCGCCAAGATCCGGATGGCCAGGAACATGGTGGACGAGGCGGAGGCGGCGGGGCGGCTCACCCCCGGCGGGTGGCTGGTCGAGTCCACCTCCGGGAACACCGGGCTCGGCCTGGCGCTCATCGCCGCCGAGCGCGGCTACAAGTTCACCGCCGTCGTGGACAACCACTCCAGCACGGACAAGCTGCGCGGCATGCTGGCCTACGGGGCCGACATCCTCAACGTGGCCGGGGACGAGGAGGGCCTCGCCACCGCCGAACGCGACACCGTGGCCGAGCGCCTCGCGGCCGAGCACGGCGCGTACTGGACCGCGCAACACCGCAACGAGGGGAACCCCAACGGCTACCGGCCCCTCGCCCGCGAACTGCACGACGACCTGGGCGACGGCATCCACTACCTGTACGGGGCCGTCGGCACCGGCGGTTCGCTCTGCGGCACCGGCCGCGTCCTGCGGGAACGCATCCCGGACCTGAAGATCATCGGTGTCGAGCCGGTGGGGTCCGTCGTCTTCGGCGGGAAGGGCGCGCCGTACCACCAGTCCGGCACCGGTACGCCCGAGGGCTCGGAGATCGGCGGCGTCGTCGACTACGACCTGTTCGACGAGGGCGTGAAGGTCAGCGACTCGGAGGCTTTCGAGACCTGCCGCTACCTGGCCCGGAACTTCGGCGTCCTGATCGGCGGTTCGGCGGGCGGCGTGGTCTACAAGGCGTTGGAGCGGGCCCAGAGCGCGGGGCCGGACGCCACCATCGTCGTGCTGGTCTGCGACGGCGGCGACAAGTACCTGGACACCGTGTTCAACGACGACTGGATGGCGGAGCACGGCCTGCACGACGAACAGGTCGTCCACCGGCTGGCCGCGATGTTGCGGTGA
- a CDS encoding ABC transporter substrate-binding protein, whose translation MITTVFTALALFAATGCAGDGSSDADGKTKAKATATSATTYPFTLKNCGTDVTYKAAPKKAVTLNQTAAEILIHLGVGDRIAGTGYEIEKTPDAIGAQYKKIPLLSPRGQEIKHEKLLEAQPDFVYGSFASMFTAEQSGDRKQLHDLGVPTYLTEFDCSFHESVANANFDMLFEEYRRLGRIMGVPAAGEKLATEQRAVVDKALSTVKKRDTPLKVMWFYSTYEGTPWAAGPGGLPQHISELAGVQNIFADAKTKWAEVSWDAVAARNPDVIILADLTRGEPNDTAKEKIDLLKKDPLTSKLAAVQGDRFISLPGSHMDPGYGSASVVPALVDGLNKLG comes from the coding sequence ATGATTACCACCGTCTTTACGGCTCTGGCGCTGTTCGCGGCCACGGGGTGCGCCGGCGACGGGTCTTCCGATGCCGACGGGAAGACGAAGGCGAAGGCGACGGCGACGAGCGCGACGACGTACCCGTTCACCCTCAAGAACTGCGGCACCGACGTGACCTACAAGGCCGCGCCGAAGAAGGCCGTCACCCTGAACCAGACGGCCGCCGAGATCCTCATCCACCTGGGGGTGGGTGACCGGATCGCCGGAACGGGCTACGAGATCGAGAAGACGCCGGACGCGATCGGCGCGCAGTACAAGAAGATCCCGCTCCTGTCCCCGCGCGGGCAGGAGATCAAGCACGAGAAGCTGCTGGAAGCGCAGCCGGACTTCGTCTACGGCTCCTTCGCGAGCATGTTCACCGCGGAGCAGTCCGGCGACCGCAAGCAGCTGCACGACCTGGGCGTGCCGACCTACCTCACCGAGTTCGACTGCTCGTTCCACGAAAGCGTGGCCAACGCGAACTTCGACATGCTGTTCGAGGAGTACCGCCGGCTGGGCAGGATCATGGGCGTGCCGGCCGCCGGAGAGAAGCTGGCGACCGAACAGCGGGCCGTGGTGGACAAGGCGCTGAGCACCGTCAAGAAGCGGGACACACCGCTGAAGGTGATGTGGTTCTACTCCACCTACGAGGGCACTCCCTGGGCCGCGGGCCCCGGTGGTCTGCCGCAGCACATCTCGGAACTCGCCGGAGTCCAGAACATCTTCGCCGACGCGAAGACCAAGTGGGCGGAGGTGAGCTGGGACGCGGTCGCCGCCCGCAATCCCGACGTCATCATCCTGGCCGACCTGACCCGGGGCGAACCCAACGACACCGCCAAGGAGAAGATCGACCTGCTCAAGAAGGACCCCCTCACCAGCAAGCTCGCCGCGGTGCAGGGCGATCGGTTCATATCCCTCCCCGGCTCGCACATGGATCCCGGCTACGGCAGCGCGTCCGTGGTTCCCGCGCTGGTCGACGGCCTGAACAAGCTCGGCTGA
- a CDS encoding iron chelate uptake ABC transporter family permease subunit, with product MMNSSHSTAARTGNPITTREKVPVRRRRAPTAALYFLAAAGLLVSVVAASLFGSADIRPLDVVSTILRHVGLGGVAPTAPLPGLLDALIWESRFPRVLLAAAVGMALAVSGAVLQAVTRNPLADPYLLGVSSGASTGAVAVLLLGIGGSVSLSTGAFVGGLVSFGLLLVLLGGGRVASPSRVVLTGVLVSQFFAAVTSVILMVSGDANSTRGFTYWLLGTLGGARWEGVTGTVLIILIGVVAVQFFAPALDAFTFGWDSAAALGINVTAARVWLMVLTSVITAAAVAASGAIGFIGLLVPHAVRILAGPAHRSLLPLSAIVGAVFLIWVDVFARTAFSPHELPAGVITALLGAPAFALVLKRLES from the coding sequence ATGATGAACAGTTCACACAGCACTGCCGCGCGCACCGGGAATCCGATCACCACCCGTGAGAAGGTCCCGGTGCGCCGGCGGCGCGCCCCCACAGCGGCGCTCTACTTCCTGGCCGCAGCCGGACTGTTGGTGTCGGTCGTCGCCGCGTCGCTCTTCGGCAGTGCGGACATCCGGCCCCTCGACGTCGTCTCCACGATCCTGAGGCACGTCGGTCTGGGCGGCGTGGCCCCCACCGCGCCACTTCCCGGGCTGCTGGACGCCCTGATCTGGGAGTCGCGCTTCCCACGGGTGTTGCTGGCCGCCGCCGTCGGCATGGCCTTGGCGGTCTCGGGCGCGGTCCTGCAGGCGGTCACCAGGAATCCCCTGGCCGACCCCTACCTCCTGGGAGTCTCCTCCGGCGCCTCCACCGGCGCGGTCGCCGTGCTCCTGCTGGGCATCGGCGGCAGCGTCTCCCTCTCGACCGGAGCGTTCGTCGGCGGCCTGGTCTCCTTCGGCCTGCTGCTGGTCCTCCTCGGTGGGGGGCGCGTGGCCAGTCCTTCCCGCGTCGTGCTGACCGGCGTACTCGTCTCGCAGTTCTTCGCCGCGGTCACCTCGGTCATCCTCATGGTCAGCGGGGACGCGAACTCCACCCGGGGCTTCACCTACTGGCTGCTCGGCACCCTCGGGGGCGCCCGGTGGGAGGGGGTGACCGGCACCGTCCTGATCATCCTGATCGGCGTGGTCGCCGTGCAGTTCTTCGCGCCCGCCCTCGACGCCTTCACGTTCGGGTGGGACTCCGCGGCCGCGCTGGGAATCAACGTCACCGCGGCCCGCGTCTGGCTGATGGTGCTGACCTCGGTCATCACGGCGGCCGCCGTGGCGGCCTCCGGCGCGATCGGCTTCATCGGGCTGCTCGTCCCGCATGCCGTCCGCATCCTGGCAGGCCCGGCGCACCGCTCCCTGCTTCCTCTGTCCGCGATCGTCGGCGCCGTCTTCCTCATCTGGGTGGACGTGTTCGCCCGGACGGCGTTCTCGCCCCACGAGCTGCCCGCCGGCGTCATCACCGCGCTGCTCGGCGCGCCCGCCTTCGCGCTGGTCCTGAAGCGTCTGGAGTCCTGA
- a CDS encoding ABC transporter ATP-binding protein translates to MGRITTTRLSWSVKGHRLLDTIDMAAPDGKIVGLLGPNGSGKSTLLRLLAGLRRPDTGTIHYDDTRLDDLSRRVVARRLAVVEQDVSAHHHVSVRQVVELGRTPFRGRFDAMTEHDRRVVDAALERTDITDRQHRSWHSLSGGEKQRAQLARALAQEPREILLDEPTNHLDIRHQLELLDLLTSLDVTCVVALHDLNLAARYCDHIVVLDHGQVAAAGAPEAVLTPDLIKAVYGVNVLIDREHTTDTLRITYLAATATRTTAGQAMRLDPQ, encoded by the coding sequence ATGGGCCGCATCACCACCACCCGGCTCTCCTGGTCGGTCAAAGGCCACCGACTTCTCGACACCATCGACATGGCGGCCCCGGACGGGAAGATCGTCGGTCTCCTCGGGCCCAACGGCTCGGGCAAGTCGACACTGCTGCGCCTGCTCGCCGGACTGCGCCGCCCCGACACCGGAACCATCCACTACGACGACACCCGCCTGGACGACCTCAGCCGCCGGGTGGTGGCCCGCCGGCTCGCCGTCGTCGAACAGGACGTGTCCGCCCACCACCACGTCAGCGTCCGCCAGGTCGTGGAACTCGGCCGCACCCCGTTCCGCGGCCGTTTCGACGCGATGACCGAGCACGACCGGCGGGTCGTCGACGCCGCGTTGGAGCGGACCGACATCACCGACAGACAGCACCGGAGCTGGCACTCCCTGTCCGGAGGCGAGAAACAGCGCGCCCAGCTCGCCCGCGCCCTCGCCCAGGAGCCGCGGGAGATCCTGCTCGACGAACCCACCAACCATCTCGACATCCGCCACCAGCTCGAACTCCTCGACCTGTTGACGTCCCTGGACGTCACCTGCGTCGTCGCCCTGCACGACCTCAACCTCGCCGCCCGATACTGCGACCACATCGTCGTCCTCGACCACGGACAGGTGGCCGCGGCGGGCGCCCCGGAGGCCGTGCTGACACCGGACCTGATCAAGGCGGTCTACGGTGTCAACGTGCTCATCGACCGCGAACACACCACCGACACCCTCCGCATCACCTACCTGGCCGCCACCGCCACGCGAACGACTGCCGGGCAGGCGATGCGACTCGATCCTCAGTAG
- a CDS encoding excinuclease ABC subunit UvrA has protein sequence MATRTDTRSPAPHAADSHGLIRVHGARENNLKDISIEIPKRRLTVFTGVSGSGKSSLVFDTIAAESQRLINETYSAFVQGFMPTLARPEVDVLDGLTTAIIVDQQRMGADPRSTVGTATDADAMLRILFSRLGKPHIGPPSAYAFNVPSVRAAGAITVERGAKKTVKATFNRTGGMCPRCEGRGSVSDIDLTQLYDDSKSIAEGAFTIPGWKSDNVWTVGIYAESGFLDPHKPIAKYTKREMQDFLYREPTKVKVNGVNLTYEGLIPKIQKSFLSKDKEAMQPHIRAFVERAVTFTTCPECDGTRLSEGARSSKIKRISIADACAMQISDLAEWVRGLKEPSVAPLLTALGRTLDSFVEIGLGYLALNRPAGTLSGGEAQRVKMIRHLGSSLTDVTYVFDEPTSGLHPHDVRRMNDLLLRLRDKGNTVLVVEHKPEMIAIADHVVDLGPGAGQAGGTVCFEGTVEGLRTGGTLTGRHLDDRARVKDTVREATGTLEIRGATANNLRDVDVDIPLGVLTVVTGVAGSGKSSLVHGSIPADAGVVSVDQTPIRGSRRSNPATYTGLLDPIRKAFAKANGVKPALFSANSEGACPTCNGAGVVYTDLAMMAGVASPCEECEGRRFQASVLEYRLGGRDISEVLAMSVSQAEEFFGGGEAHTPAAHRILVRLADVGLGYLSLGQPLTTLSGGERQRLKLATHMGEKGGVYVLDEPTTGLHLADVEHLLALLDRLVDSGKSVIVVEHHQAVMAHADWIIDLGPGAGHDGGQIVFEGTPAELVAARSTLTGEHLAEYVGSRTGPADAAAVVSGGVG, from the coding sequence ACGAGGACGGACACCCGCTCGCCCGCGCCGCACGCCGCCGACAGCCACGGACTGATCCGCGTACACGGTGCTCGTGAGAACAACCTCAAGGACATCAGCATCGAGATCCCCAAGCGCCGGCTGACGGTGTTCACCGGCGTTTCCGGCTCGGGCAAGAGCTCGCTGGTGTTCGACACGATCGCGGCCGAGTCGCAGCGGCTGATCAACGAGACCTACAGCGCCTTCGTGCAGGGCTTCATGCCCACCCTGGCCCGGCCCGAGGTCGACGTCCTCGACGGGCTGACCACCGCGATCATCGTCGACCAGCAGCGGATGGGCGCCGACCCGCGCTCCACGGTCGGTACCGCCACCGACGCCGACGCGATGCTGCGCATCCTCTTCAGCCGGCTCGGCAAGCCGCACATCGGCCCGCCGAGCGCGTACGCCTTCAACGTCCCGTCGGTGCGGGCGGCGGGTGCGATCACCGTCGAGCGCGGCGCGAAGAAGACGGTGAAGGCGACGTTCAACCGCACGGGCGGCATGTGTCCGCGCTGCGAGGGCCGCGGCTCGGTCTCCGACATCGACCTCACCCAGCTCTACGACGACTCGAAGTCGATCGCCGAGGGCGCGTTCACCATCCCCGGCTGGAAGTCGGACAACGTCTGGACCGTGGGGATCTACGCCGAGTCCGGGTTCCTGGACCCGCACAAGCCGATCGCGAAGTACACCAAGCGGGAGATGCAGGACTTCCTCTACCGCGAGCCCACGAAGGTCAAGGTCAACGGGGTCAACCTGACCTACGAGGGGCTGATCCCCAAGATCCAGAAGTCGTTCCTGTCCAAGGACAAGGAGGCGATGCAGCCGCACATCCGGGCGTTCGTGGAGCGGGCGGTCACCTTCACCACCTGCCCCGAGTGCGACGGCACGCGGCTGAGCGAGGGAGCCCGGTCCTCGAAGATCAAGCGGATCAGCATCGCCGACGCCTGCGCGATGCAGATCAGCGACCTGGCCGAGTGGGTGCGCGGCCTGAAGGAGCCGTCGGTGGCCCCGCTGCTGACCGCGCTGGGCCGGACCCTGGACTCGTTCGTGGAGATCGGTCTCGGCTACCTCGCGCTGAACCGGCCGGCGGGCACGCTGTCGGGCGGTGAGGCGCAGCGCGTCAAGATGATCCGCCACCTCGGCTCCTCGCTGACCGACGTCACGTACGTCTTCGACGAGCCCACGTCGGGGCTGCACCCGCACGACGTCCGGCGGATGAACGACCTGCTGCTGCGGCTGCGCGACAAGGGCAACACGGTGCTCGTGGTGGAGCACAAGCCGGAGATGATCGCGATCGCCGACCACGTCGTGGACCTGGGCCCCGGCGCGGGTCAGGCGGGCGGCACGGTCTGTTTCGAGGGCACCGTCGAGGGGCTGCGGACCGGCGGCACCCTGACCGGCCGCCATCTGGACGACCGGGCGCGCGTCAAGGACACGGTGCGCGAGGCCACGGGCACGCTGGAGATCCGGGGTGCGACGGCGAACAACCTGCGGGACGTCGACGTGGACATCCCGCTCGGCGTGCTGACGGTCGTCACCGGGGTCGCCGGCTCCGGCAAGAGTTCGCTCGTGCACGGTTCGATCCCGGCCGACGCGGGGGTCGTGTCGGTCGACCAGACGCCGATCCGCGGCTCGCGGCGCAGCAATCCGGCCACGTACACGGGCTTGCTCGATCCGATCCGCAAGGCGTTCGCCAAGGCCAACGGGGTGAAGCCGGCGCTGTTCAGCGCCAACTCCGAGGGCGCCTGCCCGACGTGCAACGGCGCCGGGGTCGTCTACACGGACCTGGCGATGATGGCCGGTGTGGCGAGCCCCTGCGAGGAGTGCGAGGGGAGGCGGTTCCAGGCCTCGGTGCTGGAGTACCGCCTCGGCGGGCGTGACATCAGCGAGGTGCTGGCGATGTCGGTGTCGCAGGCCGAGGAGTTCTTCGGCGGGGGCGAGGCGCACACCCCGGCCGCGCACCGGATCCTCGTACGGCTGGCCGACGTCGGCCTCGGCTACCTGAGCCTCGGGCAACCGCTCACGACGCTGTCCGGCGGCGAGCGGCAGCGGCTGAAGCTGGCCACCCACATGGGTGAGAAGGGCGGCGTGTACGTCCTGGACGAGCCGACGACCGGGCTGCACCTGGCCGATGTCGAGCACCTGCTCGCGCTGCTGGACCGGCTCGTTGACTCCGGCAAGTCGGTCATCGTGGTCGAGCACCACCAGGCGGTCATGGCGCACGCCGACTGGATCATCGATCTGGGGCCCGGCGCCGGCCACGACGGCGGGCAGATCGTCTTCGAGGGCACGCCCGCCGAGCTGGTCGCCGCCCGTTCCACGCTGACGGGCGAGCACCTGGCGGAGTACGTCGGCAGCCGCACGGGACCGGCCGACGCCGCCGCGGTGGTGAGCGGCGGCGTCGGCTGA